In the Malus domestica chromosome 16, GDT2T_hap1 genome, one interval contains:
- the LOC103403760 gene encoding probable histone-arginine methyltransferase 1.4: MEGSVAETAKKQQVFALASASELASSSSSSTLAPALARFSAEDGVAELRFQQEAESVARLNVDLLTAKLFKLGPVQSVCITEGSDTDKEKSYSRGVTIHFNNEVDSGAFHHAFEQWKKDLVDQGQKLPNGELSSTKSKFDDKIEPSSAKMYFHYYGQLLHQQNMLQDYVRTGTYYAAVIENRVDFNGRVVVDVGAGSGILSLFAAQAGAKHVYAVEASEMAEYARKLIAGNPLLGQRITVIKGKVEEVELPEKADILISEPMGTLLINERMLETYVIARDRFLQPNGKMFPTLGRIHMAPFSDEYLFVEIANKALFWQQPNYYGVDLQPLYGSAFQGYFSQPVVDAFDPRLLVAPSMSHVIDFTKISEEDLYEIDIPLRFTAAVGTRVHGLACWFDVLFDGSTVQRWLTTAPGAPTTHWYQLRCVLAQPIYVMAGQEITGRLHMVAHNAQSYTMYLTLAAKMWGPGAEQGGIIQQSSCKLDLKEPYYRMSQPQAYTIAQDPQPHQQIQTQDIPIHSQDLDDSEFFPQPPSPTSGTKILLEEFAKSAGAWKNV; encoded by the exons ATGGAGGGCTCTGTAGCAGAAACGGCGAAGAAGCAGCAGGTGTTTGCTTTGGCATCCGCCTCCGAGCTCGCTTCGTCGTCGTCTTCTTCTACTCTTGCGCCGGCGCTGGCTCGGTTCAGCGCCGAAGACGGAGTTGCAGAGCTTCGGTTTCAGCAGGAGGCCGAGTCCGTTGCTCGTCTCAATGTCGATCTCCTAACTGCTAag CTATTCAAGTTAGGTCCGGTGCAGTCAGTTTGCATAACGGAAGGTTCTGATACCGACAAAGAG AAATCGTATTCAAGGGGAGTCACTATTCATTTTAATAATGAGGTGGACAGTGGAGCCTTCCATCATGCATTTGAGCAATGGAAGAAGGACCTTGTTGATCAAG gacaaaaattaccaaatggAGAACTATCATCTACCAAAAGCAAGTTTGACGACAAAATAGAGCCATCTTCTGCTAAAATGTATTTCCATTACTATGGACAATTGCTGCATCAACAGAACATGTTACAAGATTATGTGAGGACAG GAACCTATTATGCTGCAGTCATAGAAAATCGTGTGGATTTTAATGGTCGTGTGGTTGTTGATGTTGGTGCTGGTAGTGGTATTTTGTCATTATTTGCTGCTCAG GCTGGTGCTAAACATGTTTATGCTGTGGAAGCATCTGAAATGGCAGAATATGCACGCAAGCTAATTGCAGGGAACCCATTACTGGGTCAAAGGATAACT gTAATCAAAGGTAAAGTCGAGGAGGTTGAATTGCCTGAGAAAGCAGATATCCTTATCTCGGAGCCAATGG GCACCTtgttaattaatgaaagaatgCTGGAAACCTATGTGATTGCAAGGGATCGGTTTCTTCAGCCAAATGGAAAAATGTTCCCCACATTGGGAAG GATTCACATGGCACCTTTCAGTGATGAATATTTGTTTGTTGAAATTGCAAATAAG GCCCTCTTCTGGCagcaaccaaattattatggTGTTGATTTGCAACCATTGTATGGATCTGCATTCCAGGGATATTTTTCACAG CCAGTGGTAGATGCTTTTGATCCAAGATTACTGGTGGCTCCTTCAATGTCTCATGTGATTGACTTTACCAAAATAAGCGAAGAGGACTTGTATGAAATTGATATACCGCTACGGTTTACAGCTGCAGTAGGCACTAGAGTGCATGGGTTAGCATGCTGGTTCGATGTCTTGTTTGATGGGAG TACCGTACAAAGGTGGCTTACCACCGCGCCTGGTGCACCAACCACCCATTGGTACCAATTACGTTGCGTTCTCGCTCAGCCAATTTATGTGATGGCAGGACAAGAAATCACTGGCCGACTCCACATGGTTGCCCACAATGCTCAAAGTTACACAATGTATCTCACATTGGCAG CTAAAATGTGGGGCCCTGGTGCCGAGCAAGGAGGAATAATTCAGCAATCTTCTTGTAAACTTGATCTCAAAGAGCCCTACTATAGAATGTCCCAACCGCAAGCGTACACAATTGCCCAAGATCCGCAACCACATCAGCAAATACAGACGCAG GATATACCCATTCATTCCCAGGATTTGGATGATTCTGAATTTTTTCCACAACCACCATCACCAACTTCAGGGACAAAGATCTTACTGGAAGAGTTTGCCAAATCTGCGGGGGCTTGGAAGAACGTTTGA
- the CAMTA1 gene encoding calmodulin binding transcription activator 1: MLDRFLGPRRARQIQRALRHGTVTFLCLFLTVVVLRGTIGAGKFGTPEQDFNDIRERFYTHNRRVEPHRVLEEATPETNQKDADPAGQSNNYAEFDISKILKDEPATDDEKRDPNQPYSLGPKISDWDEQRSDWLKKNPGFPNFVGPNKPRVLLVTGSSPKPCENPVGDHYLLKSIKNKIDYCRLHGIEVFYNFALLDAEMAGFWAKLPLIRKLLLSHPEVEFLWWMDSDAMFTDMAFEVPWERYKDHNFVMHGWNEMVYDDKNWIGLNTGSFLLRNCQWSLDILDVWAPMGPKGKIRDEAGKVLTRELKGRPVFEADDQSAMVYILAKGRDTWGKKVYLENGYYLHGYWGILVDKYEEMIENHHPGLGDHRWPLVTHFVGCKPCGKFGDYPVERCLKQMDRAYNFGDNQVLQMYGFEHKSLGSRRVKRVRNESSNPLEVKDKLGLLHPAFKAIKPSSSSS; the protein is encoded by the coding sequence ATGCTGGACCGGTTCTTAGGGCCTCGCCGGGCCCGTCAGATCCAGAGGGCGCTACGGCACGGAACGGTGACTTTTCTGTGCTTGTTCTTAACCGTCGTCGTCCTGCGCGGCACAATCGGCGCCGGGAAGTTCGGAACGCCAGAGCAGGACTTCAACGATATCCGCGAACGCTTCTACACTCACAACCGGCGCGTGGAGCCCCACCGAGTGCTCGAGGAAGCCACCCCCGAAACCAACCAAAAAGACGCCGACCCGGCCGGCCAGTCCAACAACTATGCCGAGTTCGACATATCCAAAATCCTCAAAGACGAACCGGCAACTGACGACGAGAAGCGGGACCCGAACCAGCCCTACAGTCTCGGCCCCAAAATATCGGACTGGGACGAGCAGAGGTCCGATTGGCTGAAGAAAAACCCGGGTTTCCCCAATTTTGTCGGACCCAATAAGCCCCGGGTCCTGCTCGTAACCGGGTCGTCGCCCAAACCGTGCGAAAACCCGGTCGGCGACCACTACCTATTGAAATCGATCAAGAACAAAATCGACTACTGCCGCCTCCACGGGATCGAGGTATTTTACAATTTTGCCCTTCTGGACGCGGAAATGGCCGGGTTTTGGGCCAAGCTGCCACTGATCCGGAAGCTCCTCCTGTCCCACCCGGAGGTGGAGTTCCTCTGGTGGATGGATTCCGACGCCATGTTCACCGACATGGCGTTCGAGGTCCCCTGGGAGCGATACAAGGATCACAATTTCGTTATGCACGGATGGAACGAGATGGTGTACGATGACAAGAACTGGATCGGGTTGAACACCGGGTCGTTCCTGCTCAGAAATTGCCAGTGGTCGCTCGACATTCTGGACGTCTGGGCGCCGATGGGTCCGAAGGGGAAGATCCGGGACGAGGCGGGTAAGGTCCTAACCCGGGAGCTCAAAGGCCGACCCGTTTTCGAGGCCGACGATCAGTCCGCCATGGTTTATATATTAGCGAAAGGGAGGGACACTTGGGGGAAGAAGGTGTATTTGGAAAACGGGTATTATCTCCACGGTTATTGGGGGATTCTGGTGGACAAATACGAGGAGATGATTGAGAACCACCACCCGGGGCTGGGCGACCACCGGTGGCCGCTGGTGACGCATTTCGTCGGGTGCAAGCCGTGCGGGAAGTTCGGGGATTACCCGGTGGAGCGGTGCTTGAAGCAGATGGACCGGGCATATAATTTTGGGGATAATCAGGTGCTGCAGATGTACGGGTTCGAGCATAAGTCGCTGGGGAGTAGGAGAGTGAAGAGGGTGAGGAATGAGAGTAGTAATCCCCTGGAGGTGAAGGATAAGCTTGGATTGCTGCACCCTGCTTTCAAAGCTATCAagccatcatcatcatcttcctga